The following coding sequences are from one Triticum dicoccoides isolate Atlit2015 ecotype Zavitan chromosome 4A, WEW_v2.0, whole genome shotgun sequence window:
- the LOC119287294 gene encoding inactive poly [ADP-ribose] polymerase RCD1-like, producing the protein MERKAGMILDEHVLKANDRKRKHESAVKITGTDDSAEVSQHADGSAALKKSKMTSCAGHILEWYKNFKTSGLPVRVLCYHQGKWRDFPEHVVNLVQQDFKLKRPITNAVFKNQQVLLDFMHMVCIDSSMTTNKPIAWIDVHGNRFFPELCAGLVTSKPSQHGKSDPSGKSEAGECAGTLILTAGAESSSSDSVDAVLPHAKKVHNYAAVENKAGPAICLKESASGNIHAATCKQKIGQPVDSAVRKLLLEGAGQPFSEENIVGIYRTPLVDQQGRARFNLFQKELEVTKMHRGNANVRYAWLPCSKDAMEEMMMRGVLEVTKPMLGPMYGIGTHLAPANCAKTCASYSDIDENGIMRMMLCRVIMGNVEVVLPGSKQFQPTNERFDSGVDDLQKPKHYVIWDANVHRHIYAEYAVVIKAPSMTNEYMAREDTASNVSEIRNSGSAESVIKDDSSETMASPAGKQQAPRFGRAPTRRPPTSPWMPLPMLFAAISTKVPRSDMDVIHGHYEEFKRRKISRTEFVGRLRQIVGDKLLVSTVMRLQPKVVPPMAGAEVLPRRTPGTGEQHLQK; encoded by the exons ATGGAAAGGAAGGCTGGAATGATACTGGATGAACATGTTCTGAAAGCTAATGATCGCAAGAGGAAACATGAGTCTGCTGTGAAGATTACTGGCACAGATGATTCTGCTGAGGTCTCTCAGCATGCTGATGGTTCTGCTGCCCTTAAGAAGTCTAAAATGACCTCTTGTGCTGGCCATATTCTGGAGTGGTATAAGAACTTCAAGACAAGCGGGTTGCCGGTGCGTGTGCTTTGTTACCACCAGGGTAAATGGAGGGATTTTCCAGAGCATGTTGTGAATCTGGTACAGCAGGACTTCAAGTTGAAGAGGCCAATTACTAATGCTGTATTCAAGAACCAGCAAGTCCTGTTGGACTTTATGCACATGGTCTGCATTGATTCTTCAATGACCACAAACAAGCCAATAGCATGGATTGATGTTCATGGTAACCGCTTCTTTCCAGAGTTATGTGCTGGACTGGTAACATCTAAACCATCTCAGCACGGGAAAAGTGACCCCAGTGGTAAATCTGAAGCTGGTGAGTGTGCTGGGACTTTGATTTTAACAGCTGGAGCTGAAAGCTCGAGTTCAGATTCTGTTGATGCAGTACTCCCTCATGCTAAGAAGGTACATAATTATGCTGCTGTTGAAAATAAAGCTGGTCCTGCAATCTGTTTGAAGGAATCTGCTAGTGGAAACATACATGCTGCTACTTGTAAGCAGAAAATTGGCCAACCTGTTGATTCAGCTGTGCGCAAATTATTACTTGAAGGGGCAGGCCAACCTTTTAGTGAAGAAAATATTGTTGGGATCTACAGAACCCCACTGGTAGATCAGCAAGGGCGGGCTCGCTTCAATCTTTTCCAGAAGGAACTTGAAGTCACCAAAATGCATCGTGGGAATGCAAATGTGCGCTATGCGTGGCTACCTTGTTCCAAGGATGCTATGGAGGAGATGATGATGCGTGGTGTTCTGGAAGTTACAAAACCAATGCTGGGGCCAATGTATGGCATTGGTACACATCTTGCTCCAGCGAACTGCGCCAAAACTTG TGCCAGCTACTCAGATATTGACGAAAATGGCATCATGAGGATGATGCTGTGCCGTGTTATAATGGGGAATGTTGAGGTTGTACTTCCTGGATCAAAGCAATTCCAGCCAACCAATGAAAGATTTGATAGTGGCGTGGATGATCTTCAAAAGCCAAAGCACTATGTCATATGGGATGCTAATGTGCATCGACACATCTATGCTGAATATGCTGTTGTTATCAAAGCACCTTCCATGACCAATG AATACATGGCTAGAGAAGATACTGCATCCAACGTATCTGAGATAAGAAATTCTGGTTCAGCAGAAAGTGTAATCAAG GACGATAGTTCCGAAACCATGGCATCTCCAGCTGGTAAACAACAAGCACCCAGGTTTGGGCGTGCTCCAACTCGAAGGCCTCCTACTTCACCCTGGATGCCCCTCCCAATGCTTTTTGCTGCCATCTCCACAAAAGTTCCCCGTTCTGACATGGACGTAATCcatggacactatgaagaattcaAG AGGAGAAAGATAAGCAGGACCGAGTTTGTGGGACGACTAAGACAGATCGTCGGCGACAAGCTGCTGGTTTCTACAGTAATGAGGCTGCAACCTAAG gtggtgccacccatggCAGGTGCTGAAGTGCTACCAAGAAGAACACCCGGCACGGGAGAGCAGCACCTCCAGAAGTAG